A stretch of Methanosphaerula palustris E1-9c DNA encodes these proteins:
- the kaiC gene encoding circadian clock protein KaiC, which yields MRSEKGITITNAPELEKVPSGISGLDEITGGGLPKGRPILVSGGPGCGKTLFAMEFVVRGIVDHGEPGVFVAFEEKVDDLMKNFASMGFDLFDLIEQKKIVLDHIFIDRSEIEEAGEYDLEGLFIRLGMLIDRVGAKRIAIDTIEAIFSGFSNEAILRSELRRLFLWLKDRGVTAVITGERGDRTITKYGLEEYVADCVITLDHQVNHQIATRRLRVVKYRGSVHGTDEYPFLISEDGISVLPITSMSLHHPASTERVSTGIPRLDTMLGGLGYYRGSSILVSGQAGTGKTSLASTFVDAACRRGERCLYFLFEESESQLLRNMRSIGIDLAPWVEQGLLRFHAVRPTAYSLEMHLSMMLKLMEEVSPLILVVDPISNLFPVGDDLQVRSMLMRLIDHAKTLGITGLFTNLSDSSMTGSLALETTQMHVSSLMDTWLLLKNVEGGGERNRTFAIAKSRGMPHSNQLREFVLSDQGIELLDVYMGGDRVLFGSARIAQENRDLAEVARNRETIEAGKRELEQKRRQMENEVAVLHERFARDEQDLAILVEQEQAREDAATKAREAFAAERQADRS from the coding sequence GAACTGGAGAAGGTGCCTTCAGGGATCAGCGGTCTTGACGAGATTACCGGTGGCGGACTGCCGAAGGGCCGGCCGATCCTGGTCAGCGGGGGTCCCGGATGCGGTAAGACGCTCTTTGCCATGGAGTTCGTGGTTCGTGGAATCGTCGATCATGGCGAGCCGGGCGTCTTCGTCGCCTTTGAGGAGAAGGTCGACGACCTCATGAAGAACTTCGCGTCGATGGGGTTCGATCTTTTTGACCTGATCGAGCAGAAGAAGATCGTCCTCGACCACATTTTCATCGACCGGTCTGAGATCGAGGAGGCCGGCGAGTACGACCTCGAAGGGCTCTTCATCCGCCTTGGAATGCTCATCGACCGGGTTGGCGCAAAGAGGATCGCCATCGACACGATCGAGGCGATCTTCTCAGGCTTCTCCAACGAGGCGATCCTTCGTTCAGAACTCCGCCGGCTCTTTCTCTGGCTCAAGGACCGGGGAGTCACGGCGGTCATCACCGGAGAACGTGGAGATCGGACGATCACCAAGTACGGGCTTGAGGAGTATGTGGCCGACTGCGTCATCACCCTCGATCACCAGGTGAACCATCAGATCGCGACCAGGCGGCTCCGGGTGGTCAAGTACCGCGGGAGCGTCCATGGCACGGACGAGTACCCGTTCCTGATCAGCGAGGATGGGATCTCGGTGCTGCCGATCACCTCGATGTCCCTCCATCATCCGGCCTCGACCGAACGGGTCTCGACCGGCATCCCGCGGCTCGATACCATGCTGGGCGGCCTCGGGTACTACCGCGGCAGTTCGATCCTGGTCTCCGGCCAGGCCGGGACCGGCAAGACCAGCCTGGCCTCCACCTTCGTCGATGCCGCGTGCCGGCGGGGGGAACGATGCCTGTACTTCCTCTTCGAGGAGTCGGAGAGCCAGCTCCTGCGGAACATGCGTTCGATCGGGATCGACCTGGCGCCCTGGGTGGAGCAGGGTCTCCTCCGGTTCCACGCAGTCAGGCCGACCGCGTACAGCCTGGAGATGCACCTCTCGATGATGCTCAAACTGATGGAGGAGGTCTCCCCACTGATCCTGGTCGTCGACCCGATCTCGAATCTCTTCCCCGTGGGCGACGACCTGCAGGTCCGTTCGATGCTGATGCGCCTGATCGATCATGCAAAGACGCTCGGGATCACCGGACTCTTCACGAACCTCTCAGACTCCTCGATGACCGGGTCGTTGGCGCTGGAGACCACCCAGATGCATGTCTCCTCCCTGATGGATACCTGGCTCCTCCTCAAGAATGTCGAGGGGGGAGGAGAGCGGAACCGCACGTTCGCCATCGCAAAGTCACGGGGGATGCCCCACTCGAACCAGCTCAGGGAGTTTGTCCTCTCAGATCAGGGGATCGAACTCCTCGATGTCTATATGGGCGGTGACAGGGTCCTCTTCGGTTCGGCCAGGATCGCACAGGAGAATCGGGACCTGGCTGAGGTGGCTCGGAACCGCGAGACTATCGAGGCCGGGAAGCGGGAACTCGAACAGAAACGCCGCCAGATGGAGAACGAGGTCGCAGTGCTTCACGAGCGGTTCGCCCGGGATGAGCAGGATCTTGCGATCCTCGTCGAGCAGGAGCAGGCACGTGAGGACGCCGCCACGAAGGCCCGCGAGGCGTTCGCTGCAGAGCGTCAGGCGGACCGATCATGA